Proteins co-encoded in one Pirellulales bacterium genomic window:
- the cas2 gene encoding CRISPR-associated endonuclease Cas2 gives MYVLVTYDVGTTTPEGRRRLRQVAKTCLNFGQRVQNSVFELKVDPARWTQCRLQLVGLIDEATDSLRFYFLGANWHRRVEHVGAKASHDIDGPLIA, from the coding sequence TTCTGGTGACTTACGACGTGGGCACGACCACTCCCGAAGGCCGCCGTCGGCTTCGACAGGTTGCCAAAACCTGTTTGAACTTCGGTCAACGGGTGCAAAACTCCGTGTTTGAACTCAAGGTCGATCCGGCGCGCTGGACGCAGTGCCGCTTGCAGTTGGTGGGACTGATCGACGAAGCGACCGACAGCCTGCGATTTTACTTTTTGGGAGCCAATTGGCATCGCCGGGTAGAGCACGTGGGGGCCAAAGCGTCTCACGATATTGACGGCCCGTTGATCGCCTGA